The region CGAACCGCCGGCTGTCAGCACGCAGTTGGATGACGATCCGTGTCTAAAAACGCTGCAAAAGCTTGCCGGCCAAGGGTCGCTGGTGGTCGTTTTGCCGCGGCGATTGCAAACCCTACGTTCCGCCGATCGAGTCATCCTGCTCAATGGAGCCGATTTAGCGGGCGAAGGTCGCCATGCCGATTTGCTCAACGACAGCGATCTTTATCGACACCTTAACTATTTGTTGTTCAACCCGTACCGCTCGGGGGCGCGTGTCGGCTGATCAGCCGACACCCGATATTTTCGATCTAGACGGAGCGTTAATCGCCAAAGTGGACGGAGCAGGCGTCTCCATCACATCCTTGGGAAGACGACGTCTGGTCAGACCGTTTTCCGGCAATTCGGTAGCGCCGTTTGGCGACTTGGTGGTAGCCCCACCGCCACAGCTTTGCCGTCCCGGGCAGATGTAAGATCGGGGCCGCGGGCCACAACAACGGCAATCTTCGGGATAGGTAACGCACCGCGTCGCCGCCGCCGTGACGTCTGCCTTGCTGGTCGATCACGAACATTTGTTCCATCATCTGTTCGTAGGTCAAATCGGGGTAGCGGTCGCGGACACGCGGGTCGTGAAGCGAGATGTAGCTGAGACGATTTCCGCAGCAGTCAAGCCGTTGCAGATTTTTGACTTGGCCCAGACAGAAATTGCAATCGCCGTCATAAATGACCACGTCAGCACCCGGCCGGTCATCCGGATCGGGCAACCCGTGCTCGCGATTCGACGTGGACTGTTGGGCGGACTTTTCGGCAGTGGCGGGAGTTTCGGTGGCTGCGGAGCCCATTTTTTCGACCAAAAACACGTTTCTCGCTGCAAAATTGCGGTGACAGGCGGACTGACGCTGTCCCTATACTGGGATTGTAGGTCGTCCCTCCTTTAAGGCTACCGCAATGAATCGAATTGAATCACAGGTCCGTCGAGCTCGGCGGCGTCTTGTTCTGGGAACATTTGGACGCGTTGTCTGCGTGACGCTGTTTGTCGCCTTGATTGTCGCCACGATTGCTTGTGCGTTGCCGGGAATCCAGGCGATGGAGGTCGATCTGACGTGGTGGAACCAGGCGTGGATCGCCGGTTCCGTTGGCGTCGCCGTGCTAGCCGCTGCCGCGTACGCCTTGCTGACACGTCCATCTCTGGAACGCGTTGCGCTGGAAATCGACAAACGCTTCTCGCTCGGCGAACGCCTGAGCAGCTCGATGTCGATGTCGACATCTGACCGGGAAACCGAATTTGGACTCGCCGTCATGACCGATGCCGACCGTCGGGCCGAAAAACTAAAAATTGCCGAAAAGTTTGCCTACCAGCCCAGCCGTCTTGGTTGGTTGCCGTTGGCGATCGCTCCGGTTCTGGCCGTGGTGTTGATCCTGGTGGAACCCGCATCGATCAATCCACAGGCCGGTACCGAAGTCGATCCAGAGGTCACGGCGCAGATCAAACGCGCGTCGCTTCAGTTGAAAAAGCGGATCGCACAGCAAAAGCGAAATGCGGATGCGAAGGGACTCAAGGAAGCCCGTGATTTGTTTGACAAGCTTGAACGCGATCTGAACGAAATCACTGAAAAGAAAAACATCGATCGCAAGGACGCGATGATCGCACTGAACGATCTCAAGAAACAACTCGAGGAACGTCGCGAGCAACTTGGGTCCAATGATCAACTGCGAAAAGCGATGTCGCAAATGCAGTCGTTGCAAGCGGGGCCGGCCGGCGAAGCTGCCAAATCGATCGCCAAAGGTGACTTCGGGAAAGCCGAAAAAATTATGCGTCAGCTGGCGTCCAAGATGAAGGACGGCAATCTGGACGAAAAAGAAAAACAAGAGATCAAAAAGCAGATCGAGCAACTGAAGAATCAGTTGCAAAAATCGATTGACCAACAGAAGCAAAAACAACAGCAACTGCGCGAGCAGATCGAACAAGCGAAACGCGAAGGCCGTTCTCAAGATGCCGCCAAGATGCAGCAGCAGCTCAATCAGATGCAGCAGCAATCCAAGCAGCAAATGCAACAGATGCAGCAAATGGCGGACAAGCTGGCTCAGGCCGCTCAGGCGATGCAAAACGGTGACGCCGACCAAGCGTCCAGTTCCCTACAGGACATGGCCGATCAGCTCGGCGACATGCAAGAGGAAATGAGCGAGCTGAAAGATCTCGAAGACGCGATGAATCAGTTGTCCCAATCGAAAGATCAAATGCGTTGCGGCAACTGCAGCGGGTCGGGGTGTCAGCAATGCCAAGGGATGGGACAGGGGATGGGACAAGGCGACAAGCCCGGCAACGGCATGGGCGAAGGAAACGGTCAGGGTGATCGTCCCGAAGAGGAAGACGAAACCAACACTTACGAGACGCAGGTTCGCGGTAAAGTCCGGAAAGGACAAGCGAAGATCACCGGATTTGCCGACGGGCCCAACCGTAAAGGGGTGACCCGCGAAGAGCTCAAGCGGGCCGTCGAAAGTGCGTTCGCCGAAGACAGCGATCCACTTGAAAACCAGCAGCTTCCGCGTACCGAACGCGAGCATGCAAAAGACTATTTCGATCGATTGCGATCCGGCGATTGATCGGGACACCCGCGGCGGCTTGCTGTCTCCAGCCTTCGTGAAATGAAGTTGGCCGGGTAGAATGAGGCTTCCATGAAAGCCTCTTCTTCCATCACTACGCCATCGGCATCGTGCCGCTCGCTTTACATCCACGTGCCGTTCTGTCGGCACCGCTGTGGCTATTGCAATTTCAGTGTCGTCGCCGGCCGAGATGATTTGATCGATCGGTTTCTCGATGCGAT is a window of Roseiconus lacunae DNA encoding:
- a CDS encoding thiol-disulfide oxidoreductase DCC family protein; the protein is MGSAATETPATAEKSAQQSTSNREHGLPDPDDRPGADVVIYDGDCNFCLGQVKNLQRLDCCGNRLSYISLHDPRVRDRYPDLTYEQMMEQMFVIDQQGRRHGGGDAVRYLSRRLPLLWPAAPILHLPGTAKLWRWGYHQVAKRRYRIAGKRSDQTSSSQGCDGDACSVHFGD